A part of Oceanidesulfovibrio indonesiensis genomic DNA contains:
- a CDS encoding amidohydrolase family protein, which translates to MNPSSCDYIIHAAWLITQDHERRVIENAGVAVSNGRILDVGVWDDINREYEGDELLPGRELLVMPGLVNAHTHAPMTLFRGLADDLPLMEWLQTHVFPVEQKHTPESVYFGALLACAEMTRFGVTTFCDMHFMAADVWKAVDDSGLRALVGEAIFGFPNPSYANFEEACIAVEHLIFKHHGGSSRIAPILAPHSVYTTTPDMLTTTYQYAEDNNLKWMIHLAETQAETAECVQKHGKRPLAYIDSLGCLGPRTVIAHGVDLEPDELDRIAKAGAGVVHCPKSNMKLASGVAPAPAMRARGVRTALGTDGAASNNTLGLFTEMRYAALLHKAHTRDATVMDAQSVLDIATCEGARVLGLEKGTGAITPGSPADIIALDLTRPNLRPCYNPVSHVVYAAEGGEVCMTMVAGEVLYKDGAFTRIDYPALLDRIRTLGGWVREINRGSA; encoded by the coding sequence ATGAATCCAAGCTCCTGTGATTACATCATCCATGCCGCCTGGCTCATAACCCAGGATCATGAACGACGCGTCATTGAGAACGCCGGTGTGGCCGTCTCCAACGGCCGCATCCTCGACGTCGGCGTCTGGGATGATATCAATAGAGAATACGAGGGAGACGAACTCCTGCCCGGCCGCGAACTCCTGGTCATGCCCGGGCTCGTCAACGCTCACACCCACGCGCCCATGACGCTGTTCCGCGGCCTGGCCGACGATCTGCCGCTCATGGAATGGCTCCAGACCCATGTGTTTCCGGTGGAGCAGAAGCACACGCCTGAGTCCGTATACTTCGGCGCCCTGCTTGCCTGCGCGGAAATGACGCGCTTCGGCGTCACCACCTTCTGCGACATGCACTTCATGGCCGCGGATGTCTGGAAGGCGGTGGATGATTCCGGCCTGCGCGCGCTTGTGGGGGAGGCGATTTTCGGATTTCCCAACCCGTCTTATGCGAACTTCGAGGAAGCTTGCATTGCAGTTGAGCATCTGATCTTCAAGCATCACGGCGGATCCAGCCGTATTGCCCCCATTCTCGCCCCCCATTCGGTGTACACAACCACACCGGACATGCTGACAACGACGTACCAGTATGCCGAAGACAATAATCTCAAATGGATGATCCACCTGGCAGAGACGCAGGCTGAAACCGCGGAATGCGTGCAGAAACACGGCAAGCGGCCCCTGGCCTACATCGATTCCCTGGGCTGCCTCGGCCCGCGCACGGTCATCGCCCATGGTGTGGACCTGGAGCCGGACGAGCTCGATCGCATCGCCAAGGCCGGGGCCGGCGTGGTCCACTGCCCCAAGTCAAACATGAAGCTCGCTTCCGGCGTGGCCCCGGCGCCGGCCATGCGCGCCCGCGGCGTGCGCACCGCCCTGGGCACGGACGGCGCCGCCTCCAACAACACCCTCGGCTTGTTCACAGAGATGCGCTACGCCGCCCTGCTGCACAAGGCGCACACCCGGGACGCCACGGTCATGGACGCGCAATCCGTGCTGGACATTGCCACCTGCGAAGGCGCCCGGGTGCTCGGCCTGGAGAAAGGGACCGGCGCCATCACGCCCGGCTCGCCCGCCGACATCATCGCCCTGGACCTCACCCGGCCGAACCTGCGGCCCTGCTACAATCCCGTGTCCCATGTCGTGTACGCGGCCGAGGGCGGCGAGGTCTGTATGACTATGGTGGCGGGTGAAGTTCTCTACAAGGACGGCGCGTTCACGCGCATCGACTACCCTGCGCTGCTGGACAGGATCCGCACGCTGGGCGGATGGGTCCGCGAGATAAACAGGGGTTCGGCATGA